One region of Brassica napus cultivar Da-Ae chromosome A10, Da-Ae, whole genome shotgun sequence genomic DNA includes:
- the LOC106437667 gene encoding probable WRKY transcription factor 2, producing the protein MSGFDENVAVMGEWVPCNPTPGTLFSSSIGEDKSSKRVLERELSLNHGQVTGLQEDTTGNNDNNNDSSQNNNVSRGGLRERIAARAGFNTPKLNTENIRSNAGFSMDSSSLRSPCLTISSPGLSPATLLESPVFLSNPLAQPSPTTGKFPFLPGVSSNGMFSDKAKDEFFDNIGASFTFQPVSRSSSSFFQGGATEMVPVDYGSYNNRSSHQSPEDVTKNVGYTGQKRKTSETVDHQEEEEEVEEEQRRGGDSMVGGAPAEDGYNWRKYGQKLVKGSEYPRSYYKCTNPNCPVKKKVERSREGHITEIIYKGAHNHSKPPPNRRSGMQVDGTDQAEQQQQQQQQQQQQQRDSAPTWVNCNNTQQQVESNENNVQEGFEYGNQSGSVQAQTGGGQFESGDGNVGVVVVDASSTFSNEEDEDDRGTHGSASLGYDGGGGGGGEGDESESKRRKLEAYAAEMSGATRAIREPRVVVQTTSDVDILDDGYRWRKYGQKVVKGNPNPRSYYKCTAPGCTVRKHVERASHDLKSVITTYEGKHNHDVPAARNSSHGGGGNGNSGGSAAQPHHFHEQPRGRYERQLTASNHQSPFGRPFSFQPHLGPPSGYSFGLGQTGLANLSLPGLGFGQGKLPGLPHPYMTQPGGMSEAMMHRGMEPKVEPVSETGQSVYNQIMSRLPQI; encoded by the exons ATGTCTGGTTTTGATGAAAACGTTGCTGTAATGGGAGAATGGGTTCCTTGTAACCCTACTCCAGGAACGCTTTTCTCCTCGTCCATTGGAGAAGACAAGAGCTCTAAACGTGTTCTCGAAAGAGAGCTCTCTTTGAATCATGGTCAAGTCACTGGTTTACAAGAAGACACTACTGGCaataatgataataacaatgaTTCCTCACAGAACAACAACGTTTCAAGAGGTGGTTTGAGAGAAAGAATCGCTGCTCGTGCTGGTTTCAATACTCCCAAGCTTAACACTGAGAACATCCGCTCTAACGCCGGCTTTTCCATGGACTCTTCTAGTCTTCGTTCTCCTTGCTTAACCATCTCTTCTCCTGGTCTTAGCCCTGCAACGCTCCTGGAGTCTCCTGTCTTCCTCTCTAACCCATTG GCTCAACCTTCTCCAACTACAGGGAAGTTTCCGTTTCTTCCCGGTGTTAGCAGTAATGGAATGTTCTCTGACAAAGCGAAAGACGAGTTCTTTGATAACATTGGAGCATCATTCACCTTCCAACCTGTTTCAAGATCCTCTTCCTCTTTCTTCCAAGGCGGAGCGACGGAGATGGTGCCAGTTGATTATGGTAGCTACAACAACAGATCTTCTCATCAGTCCCCGGAAGATGTAACTAAAAACGTAGGTTACACTGGCCAGAAGAGGAAGACGTCTGAGACCGTTGatcaccaagaagaagaagaggaagttgAAGAGGAGCAAAGACGTGGTGGTGACTCGATGGTTGGTGGTGCGCCTGCAGAGGATGGATATAACTGGAGGAAGTACGGACAGAAGCTAGTCAAAGGAAGTGAGTATCCGCGAAGCTATTACAAGTGCACTAACCCGAATTGTCCGGTGAAGAAGAAGGTTGAGAGATCAAGAGAAGGTCACATTACTGAGATTATATACAAAGGAGCTCATAATCACTCCAAACCTCCACCTAATCGCCGCTCTGGAATGCAAGTAGATGGAACTGACCAAgctgaacaacaacaacaacaacaacaacagcagcagcagcagcagagaGATTCTGCTCCAACGTGGGTTAATTGTAATAACACTCAACAACAAGTTGAGAGCAATGAGAACAATGTTCAAGAGGGATTCGAATATGGAAACCAATCTGGATCGGTTCAAGCTCAAACTGGTGGAGGTCAGTTTGAGTCAGGTGATGGTAATGTTGGAGTGGTTGTGGTGGATGCTTCATCGACATTCTCTaatgaagaagacgaagatgaTAGGGGGACTCATGGGAGTGCTTCCTTGGGTTATGatggaggtggtggaggaggaggagaaggagatgaatcCGAATCCAAAAGAAG gaaacTTGAAGCTTACGCAGCAGAGATGAGTGGAGCAACAAGAGCTATACGTGAGCCAAGAGTCGTTGTTCAGACAACGAGTGATGTTGACATTCTCGACGATGGCTACCGCTGGAGAAAATACGGACAGAAAGTTGTTAAAGGCAACCCAAACCCAAG GAGTTACTACAAATGCACAGCTCCTGGATGTACAGTGAGAAAACACGTGGAGAGAGCTTCTCATGATCTCAAATCCGTTATAACCACTTACGAAGGCAAACACAACCACGACGTCCCCGCCGCGCGCAACAGCAGCCACGGCGGCGGTGGAAACGGTAACAGCGGCGGTTCAGCCGCTCAGCCCCACCATTTCCATGAGCAGCCGCGTGGCAGATACGAGAGACAGCTCACGGCCAGCAATCATCAGTCTCCGTTTGGACGTCCGTTTAGCTTCCAGCCGCATTTGGGACCTCCTTCCGGTTACTCGTTCGGTTTAGGACAAACCGGTTTGGCTAATCTTTCGCTAcctggtttagggtttggtcaAGGGAAGTTACCGGGTTTGCCTCACCCGTATATGACTCAACCGGGTGGGATGAGTGAAGCGATGATGCATAGAGGGATGGAGCCAAAGGTTGAACCGGTTTCGGAGACCGGACAATCGGTTTATAACCAGATCATGAGTAGATTACCACAGATTTGA
- the LOC106437668 gene encoding COP9 signalosome complex subunit 6a, with the protein MAPSSSSGLTFKLHPLVIVNISDHYTRVKTQLNPPPSVCATENNGEAMLQPNPRVYGCVIGVQRGRTVEIFNSFELLFDPSSETLDRSFLEKKQELYKKVFPDFYVLGWYSTGNDAEESDMLIHKALMDINESPVYVLLNPAINHAHKDLPVTIYESELHVIDGIPQLIFAHTSYTIETVEAERISVDHVAHLKPSDGGSAATQLAAHLTGIHSAIKMLNSRIRVLHQYLAAMQKGDIPCENSLLRQVSSLLRRLPAMESERFQDNFLMEYNDKLLVTYLAMITNCTSTMNEMVDKFNIAYDRNTRRGGRTAFM; encoded by the exons ATGGCACCTTCGTCGTCGAGCGGTTTGACCTTCAAGCTCCACCCTCTAGTAATCGTCAACATATCGGATCACTACACCAGGGTTAAGACTCAGCTCAACCCTCCGCCTTCAGTCTGCGCCACCGAGAACAACGGCGAAGCAATGCTGCAGCCGAACCCTAGGGTTTACGGATGCGTGATCGGCGTCCAGAGAGGCCGAACTGTCGagatcttcaacagcttcgaGCTTTTGTTCGATCCTTCCTCTGAAACCCTCGATAGGTCCTTCCTCGAGAAGAAGCAAGAGCTCt acaaGAAAGTGTTCCCTGACTTCTATGTTTTGGGATGGTACTCTACGGGGAATGACGCTGAGGAGTCTGATATGCTTATCCATAAAGCC TTGATGGATATCAATGAGTCTCCTGTTTATGTGCTTCTAAACCCAGCAATCAATCACGCACACAAGGATCTCCCCGTTACTATTTATGAAAGTG AGTTGCATGTCATTGATGGAATCCCACAGCTCATTTTTGCTCATACAAGCTACACAATCGAG ACAGTTGAAGCTGAACGGATATCAGTCGATCATGTTGCACATCTCAAACCGTCTGATGGAGGCTCAGCAGCAACCCAGT TGGCTGCTCATCTTACTGGGATACACAGTGCAATCAAAATGCTTAATAGCAGAATCAGAGTGTTGCACCAGTATCTTGCCGCAATGCAGAAAG GTGATATTCCTTGTGAAAACTCACTTCTGAGACAAGTATCTAGCCTGCTAAGGAGGTTGCCTGCCATGGAATCAGAGAGGTTTCAAGATAACTTTTTGATG GAGTACAACGACAAATTGCTAGTAACTTACCTAGCAATGATTACAAATTGTACCAG CACCATGAACGAGATGGTGGACAAATTCAACATTGCTTATGACAGAAACACTCGAAGAGGTGGAAGAACTGCGTTCATgtaa